Genomic window (Rhododendron vialii isolate Sample 1 chromosome 4a, ASM3025357v1):
AAAAACTAGGGTAattattcaacaaaacaaataagaTTGTCGGTAGGGACTTGCAATCTCTATCGACAATCGTCGAGAGGGTTCACAGGACTCATACACCGTAAAGGCAATCTCAACATAGCGCGAATCGTCTCATTGAATCATTGCTTATGGTATTCGAAGTGTAATTTGGTTTACTGATTAATAAAGTCCAGAGAGGAGAGCACGGATGTGACTTGGCTGAAAAAACTGAGGATTTTGTCCTTCAAGGTGGACACGGCACTCATAAAACCATAAAAGCACATCATAACCATGAAGCTTGTTCAACTAGCATTGCTAAACTAGAGTTGGTCATACATCATGGGTTCATCTTGGTATCTTCCTATGTGCCTGATCGTGTGTTGTAATCTTCATATTTTGACCGACTCTTACTCTTCCACGCAGCTGCTATGCCATGAAGATGCGAGATCAGCCTTGCTGCAGTTCAAAGACATCTTGTTCATCAACGAGTTTGCTTCTGTTGACCCGTCTGCTTATCCAAAGACCAAGCCATGGAAGCTCGATGGAAATACTACCGAGTCAGATAATTAAAACACACAGGTCCAAGCCTTTGATTAGGTTCCTGGTACAGATATAACTCCTGTTAATAtacgaataatttctccaatTACTTGATTCGGAACCTGCTGCTCCCTTCAACCCTCAAATTCTAGGTTTGTGCGCAACTGAGGTGGCTGAATCCATATTCGTTCATTCCACCCTTTAGCAGCAACCCAACCAGCATGTGGGGAACCCTCAAGAGCGTGGTTTGTGCCATCTTCCATGGAATAAAATCTCAATGACCCATCAATGGCATGGTAATAGACCTTATTTGTCGTTTCTCCCGATGCTGAAATGCAGAATGAGGAGGTACGACCAAGAAACAATGCTTGATTTCCCAGGCAGCTTGTTTCAGTAACCCAGGCCCTTCGAGAGTGACTTAACCTGAACAGGCGACATTGGCCTCTGTAGTCGTCACTTAAGATCGGATCAACATACAAGTTGGCAAAAAAGAGCTGTCCTTTACACTCAAACAAGTGATAACTTCCCGGTAATAACCTCAAATTTGAGTTAGTAGTAACAAGAATCCATTTGCGCTTAGCAACATTAAATGCTGCAAGAGCCCCATGACCGTCAAAGAGACAACAAAGGAATCTACGAACAAACACCACGCCTTGTAAACAATACGGCTGCCCCTCGAACGCTTGAGTGGTCCATGACATATCACGAGGACAACAGGTACTGATTGTAATCGTGCAGCAATAGTAATCACGCACAACAAAGAAAACACAGTCTGGGGAACAAGGATCAGAAGAAAAGGCGGCTATATGGGCTCGGCAACACGATCGGATGTCGTGGTTTAAATCAGGGAGAGTGATGATTTGCTTGGTGAAAGGCGAAAACAAGAAGTAAGACGTGATAGACTCCATCGCAGGGTGTTTTTGCCACGAGAAAAGCAGCCAACCGTGGTGTGAAGCGCGGATTTTGGGGACATTATGGCTGCGGATATCTTGCCCAATAACTTGATCCACAGAATAGGGCTTCTTGTGGTAATAGGGCTGCTTGTGGTGTGATGGGTCAAACAACTCACATACCAACACCATGGGGTCATCAAGCAAGAACCCATCATCATTCCAGTGGCAGTCCAGCAGCCACGGGAGTTTTTTGACATTATCATCCTCATGAGGTGGCCGAGGAAGTAGCCTTTCCCAATTCTTACAAACGGCACGGAAACGGATTCGATCGAAAGAAGAGAGGCGGGAAACAACCTCTGACGCGAGTATTTCTGGTGGAAGGTCCGGCCAAGGCTGGATTTCACTATCAAGCTTGCATCGGAGTTCGGGCGTAGTTCTCTGATGACTAACCACAAACTTGTCGTTCTTCTTCTGAGAGTACAGCGTTATGGCATTTCGTTCCGCAATACGCTCTTTCTTACGAGCTTTCAGACTTATCGCCATCGATACACAGATATACTGGTGTACAGAACtgctttcttttgattttttagttgtttttggaGCCATGCCGAAGAAACCTCTCTACGCCCAAGAACTGGAGATGAAAATCCCTACAAAAGCTTCTTACTAATCACACCATGGGATGTTAAGGCTTTGGTTATGGATATCAGAGTGTTCCTTCATCAGTACAAAGTGCCAATCAATTATAGACCCCAATGGGCTCGGATATGTGGTTGTACAGAAGCTTTTCTAACAGGTAGCTCAACAAATATTGTTTTCTCAAATTTGCCGATAAAATTGCTCTAAAATGGTCAGCATTcctctacaaaaaaaattaaaatgacagAAATTTAGCATAATATATGGGATCAGCTTCAAAGGACGAAGATAAAATTTCTTCGCTATTCCTCGTTGCAGCAAGATTCAGGATGAGTACCTCGTGACAGTAGGAAACCAACTCATGCAATGTGGCGAACACATGCTCGGTTACTGTTCCCAAAAATGTATACAAGGAAACTAGCAAATAGCAAGGAGATACACGGAAATTCTGGCAAAAATCCAATCATCCTTGACGGAAGGGTCAAAGCCCTAAAACCGTTAGACGAAGAAGATCAGAACGAATCGTCTCCAGTCCAATTGTGCTGTCCAGTGCCCGCGTTTGGGAAATGGAAGATTTCTATGATCTCATCTAATAAATCAAATTACTCCATCGTCTTTTTCTTATATTGCATTTAGAATGTCGAAGAaatgggtagagagagagagagagacttgccTTGGTATAGCTCGAAGAAATCTTCACATTCTGTCAAAAGATTGATCGGGAGTGAGGGAGGGAGTTAGGATTTTCTGGATCAGAAAAACTATTCACGGAGGATTTACGAGCTGAATTTCGCACatccaaaagagaaaatttcaaaaaagtccCTGAATCTTCTGACAACTcacaaaaaaacacatgaactttcactattaacaaaaaaacatctaaacttagcattccgttaacaattaggCACTTGTCGTCCAATTCCGTCTAGTCCTAACAGATGGAGCTAACGAAAGGCGTTAacgttttaatttttttttctttttacattcaaaaattacttttgcctctttcttttttattagtaaataaatatgcaataaagtttttttcttattatttattgaaaattactttaactctattttttattttcaaattttacctttctcCTTGGCCCCCCCCcgtcgctctctctctctctctcccttttttatttattagaatCGACttcacaccaccaattaaccccataaccaaccgccaaaaccttagccacaatttcaaaaatttgaaagtactttTAACCTcttctttgtaaccttttcttttcttttttttactacttttacttccaaaaattacttttaactcattctttttttagtcataaataaatatgcattaaagttcttttttccttactcttttccaaaaattattcacccccgtttttgaattatttacgaaaattattttaacaccccCCCTGCTTCCCCACACCCAGCCccgtttttttttactttcaaatttaaccTTTCCCCTGCTctatctccctctctttttttagaaattcgaTCTCataccaccaattaaccccacaaccaattGATAGAGGAATTTTGGATTTCTCCAAACTGATCGGTGGAGAGAAGAGGGGGGAGGATTTTcatcagtggagagagagagagcatttgaaagtaaaaatgggtCTTAAACTCTTTATTATaaataaatagtaaagattagagttaaagtcatttttgataaatagtaagaaaaaaaactttatttcatattcatttactactaaaaataaagagttaaaagtaattttggaagtaaaaattgtaaaaaataggaatgctaaaaaaaaggaggttaaaagtaattttgaatttctgaaattagagctagagctaTGGCAATTGATCGTGGGATTGATTGGTGGTTTGGGGTTAAAggtctaaaaaaaaagagggagagagaaggagagaaggggaaaggtaaaatttgaaagtaacaaaaaacatggtggttaaagttatttttataaatagtaaaaaatagagttaaactAATTTTGGATAAATAGTAAGATttaaagaactttattgcatatttatttaccaataaaaaaaagaaagagttaaaagtaatttttgaatgtaaaaagtaaaaaaaaaaaaaaagttaacgccttcagTTAGGACTAGACgtaattggacggcaggggcctaattgttaacggaatgctaagtttaggtgtttttatGCTAATAGTAAAAgtccaggtgtttttttgcgagttgtcagaaagttcagagatttttctgaaattttctccatccaaaaatattttgaacgatccgaattaaaaataaattgttgCTTGCGCAGCTctgagaataacttattcacaaaatattcAAGACTACCACGTGAGTAAGTTATTCTCTTTCTTGATATTTTGAAATGGATGGGATTTGTCTGCTGTCGGGACAAACCCTATCCAAGTGCAATAATTTTCCGTCCCCTCTCTATTTTGCTACAGCAGCCTGGAAAGTCCAAGTGCAATAATTTTCCGTCCCCTCTCTCACATTTCTTCTTGGGGTATGAGATCACAGCTTATGGTATTCGAAGTGGAGAAAAAGTTATTTACAGAGCAGCCGTAAGCAAGtgtttacggagctcaatctcagctgtccaaaagtattttggatgatctgaattaaaaataatctattaccGGAAATATCTCCGAAAATAGATATTACCGGTAATAAATTGTTTTAATCCGGACTGTTCAATGCCGAAACGAACGGCTGAGATCAAgcggctccgtaaataagtatATCTCATTCGAAGTGAAATTTGGTTTACTGATTCATAAAGTCTAGAGAGAAGAGCATGGATGTGACTTGACTTAAAAATCTGGGTACTTTGGACAATTTCTTCAAGGTGGCCA
Coding sequences:
- the LOC131322884 gene encoding uncharacterized protein LOC131322884 codes for the protein MAPKTTKKSKESSSVHQYICVSMAISLKARKKERIAERNAITLYSQKKNDKFVVSHQRTTPELRCKLDSEIQPWPDLPPEILASEVVSRLSSFDRIRFRAVCKNWERLLPRPPHEDDNVKKLPWLLDCHWNDDGFLLDDPMVLVCELFDPSHHKQPYYHKKPYSVDQVIGQDIRSHNVPKIRASHHGWLLFSWQKHPAMESITSYFLFSPFTKQIITLPDLNHDIRSCCRAHIAAFSSDPCSPDCVFFVVRDYYCCTITISTCCPRDMSWTTQAFEGQPYCLQGVVFVRRFLCCLFDGHGALAAFNVAKRKWILVTTNSNLRLLPGSYHLFECKGQLFFANLYVDPILSDDYRGQCRLFRLSHSRRAWVTETSCLGNQALFLGRTSSFCISASGETTNKVYYHAIDGSLRFYSMEDGTNHALEGSPHAGWVAAKGWNERIWIQPPQLRTNLEFEG